From a single Streptomyces liliifuscus genomic region:
- a CDS encoding NAD(P)-dependent alcohol dehydrogenase: MRAVRMTRWGGPPVLTEVARPTPRADEVLIRVEAAGVCRSDLHVLDAGSDALPYRTPFTLGHEVAGRVAERGPGATGPAVGERVVVYGPWGCGRCARCAAGAENYCDRRSELDAVRTGTGVGLGRDGGMADYLLVPSGRVLVPVGDLPAAQAAPLSDAGLTAYHAVTGIRPSLPRDSDGDDRDDGRGSGSATVAVIGVGGLGHLAVQILRATTSAQVLAVDVREEALALADACGAHFGTLLRPDTAEVLRRRAGGVGVDAVLDFVGSHSSLELAVGALRAGGDLAVVGSGGGELTVRKPGALPPGVRISLPFWGTRPELEEVVALARKGVLRVETEEFALSRAPEAIDRLRSGLTRGRTVLVPD, translated from the coding sequence ATGAGAGCAGTCCGGATGACGCGCTGGGGCGGCCCACCGGTGCTCACCGAAGTGGCACGTCCGACACCCAGGGCGGATGAGGTCCTGATCCGGGTGGAGGCGGCGGGCGTCTGCCGCTCCGACCTCCACGTCCTGGACGCCGGGTCCGATGCCCTGCCCTACCGAACTCCGTTCACTCTCGGGCACGAGGTCGCCGGGCGCGTGGCAGAGCGCGGACCCGGGGCCACCGGTCCGGCGGTGGGTGAGCGTGTGGTCGTCTACGGCCCCTGGGGCTGCGGGCGGTGCGCTCGCTGCGCGGCCGGCGCGGAGAACTACTGCGACCGCCGATCGGAGCTCGACGCGGTCCGGACCGGTACGGGAGTGGGGCTCGGGCGCGACGGCGGCATGGCCGACTACCTGCTCGTACCGTCCGGCCGGGTGCTGGTTCCGGTGGGCGATCTGCCCGCCGCGCAGGCGGCACCCCTGTCGGACGCCGGGCTCACCGCGTATCACGCCGTGACCGGGATCCGGCCGTCGCTGCCACGCGACAGCGATGGCGACGACCGTGACGATGGGCGTGGCAGCGGCAGCGCGACCGTGGCCGTCATCGGAGTCGGCGGCCTCGGGCATCTGGCGGTCCAGATCCTGCGGGCCACGACGTCGGCGCAGGTCCTCGCCGTGGACGTACGCGAGGAGGCACTCGCGCTGGCCGACGCCTGCGGCGCGCACTTCGGCACGCTGCTGCGGCCCGACACCGCGGAGGTGCTCCGGCGACGGGCCGGCGGGGTCGGCGTGGACGCCGTGCTCGACTTCGTCGGCAGCCACTCCAGCCTGGAGCTCGCGGTCGGCGCCCTGCGGGCGGGCGGCGACCTGGCAGTCGTCGGGAGCGGCGGCGGGGAGCTCACCGTGCGCAAGCCCGGCGCACTGCCTCCCGGGGTACGGATCTCACTGCCGTTCTGGGGGACGCGGCCGGAACTCGAAGAGGTCGTCGCCCTGGCGCGCAAGGGCGTGCTGAGGGTGGAGACGGAGGAGTTCGCCCTGTCGCGCGCGCCGGAGGCGATCGACAGACTGCGCTCCGGTCTCACACGGGGGCGTACGGTGCTCGTCCCCGACTGA